In a single window of the Palaemon carinicauda isolate YSFRI2023 chromosome 10, ASM3689809v2, whole genome shotgun sequence genome:
- the LOC137648390 gene encoding uncharacterized protein → MHIILKDQLVYFPEVFDYFGSDLKRVKNIPNLVSQLNVYPDQVGILRVRSKCDRWKEGERCYFPILLHKHSELTKLIILDLHVRLKHAGCYSLLAELRKEFWIPHNFSVVKNVLKDCVTCKRYNGRSVKLNQSPYRDVRLHPSEIPFGYVYIDYFGPYTVKQEHRKLKVWVLCLTCMFTRAVNLKICVDMSVKEFLRSFMLHTFDYGLPQFCVSDLGTQIVAGGNIIMDFLKDPETQRHFDEAGVQSIKFDRYFKGCSQMGSLVEICIKMVKHLINKSIGTNVLEFRDFEFVVSQTCHLVNKRPIAFKEALRDSSNEPVPHPITPERLIHGYDLLSINVIPDLQPDPEIDLEYIIGTTPSERIKNNYQKLKAIRKNLIDNYHSEFLATLIKQAVDKKHRYRPCHHLHLNVGDIVLIKETHVKPINYPMGKITEVIKNSSGEVTNAIVLKGKTNELVKRHITSLIPLLKPDIAEEINPSANEELDAKPKFRGRSRRRAAVESEKRTRHVLQD, encoded by the coding sequence atgcacataattttgaaagatcagcttgtctatttccctgaagtctttgattattttgggtctgatttgaaaagggtcaagaacatacccaatcttgtcagtcagcttaatgtttatcctgatcaggttggaattctgagggtgagaagcaaatgtgatcggtggaaagagggtgaaagatgctatttccctattcttttgcacaagcatagtgagttaacaaagttgataattcttgatttgcatgtaaggctgaaacatgctggatgttattcacttttagcagagctgcggaaagagttttggatacctcacaatttctcagttgttaaaaatgtccttaaggattgtgttacgtgcaaaaggtataatggtcgttctgtgaaactgaatcagtccccatatcgtgatgttagattgcatccttctgagattccttttgggtatgtgtacatagattactttggtccttatactgttaaacaggaacatagaaagctaaaagtgtgggttctttgccttacctgtatgtttactcgagcagtcaatttgaagatttgcgtggatatgtctgttaaagaattccttcgttcttttatgcttcacacgtttgattatggattgccacagttttgtgtaagtgacttaggcacacagatagtagcaggaggtaacatcataatggattttcttaaagatcctgaaacccagaggcattttgatgaggctggtgtacaatcgataaaatttgatcggtattttaaaggctgcagtcagatgggttctttggtagagatatgtataaagatggtcaaacatttgataaataagtccattggtacaaatgttttagaatttagagattttgaatttgttgttagtcaaacttgtcacttggtgaataagcgaccaattgcttttaaagaggcattaagggattcgagcaacgagcctgttcctcaccctatcactccggaaaggcttattcatggctatgatctcttatccatcaatgtcattcctgatctacagcctgatcctgagattgatcttgaatacattattggtaccaccccgtcagaaaggataaagaataattatcaaaaactaaaggcaatcagaaaaaatctcatagacaattatcattcggagtttttagctaccctaataaaacaggcagttgataagaagcaccgatatcgtccttgtcatcatctgcatcttaatgtaggtgatattgttttaatcaaagagactcatgtaaaacccattaactatcctatgggaaaaattacagaggtaattaagaattcaagtggtgaggtgactaatgctatcgttttgaaaggtaaaacaaatgagctggtgaaaaggcatataaccagtctcatccctcttttaaaacccgatattgctgaagagatcaatccttcagctaatgaggaattagatgccaaacctaaatttagaggaaggtcaaggagaagggcagcagtcgagtcagagaaaaggactaggcatgtgctccaagactga